From Deinococcus aerophilus, a single genomic window includes:
- a CDS encoding YczE/YyaS/YitT family protein encodes MTAFSPLAPLTRTSLPGRYGLLVGGLFLYGLSLRMMLDARVGVAPWEVLHVGLTRHLPLTVGLVSVLTGVLIVAFTALRLHERLGVGTLLNVLLIGFFLDVLAPLVPDPAALGWRWLQFALGVALLGFATGAYVAAGLGAGPRDGLTLALHRVAGWPVPRIRGGVELTVLLLGWALGGPLGWGTLAFALAVGPAMGWGLGLFGVGKKG; translated from the coding sequence GTGACGGCCTTCTCCCCGCTGGCCCCCCTGACCCGCACCTCCCTGCCGGGGCGCTACGGCCTGCTCGTGGGCGGACTGTTCCTGTACGGCCTGAGCCTGCGCATGATGCTCGACGCCCGCGTGGGCGTGGCCCCCTGGGAGGTGCTGCACGTGGGCCTCACGCGGCACCTGCCGCTGACGGTGGGGCTGGTGAGCGTCCTGACCGGGGTGCTGATCGTGGCCTTTACCGCCCTGCGGCTGCACGAACGCCTCGGCGTGGGCACACTGCTGAACGTGCTGCTGATCGGCTTTTTTTTGGACGTGCTCGCCCCGCTGGTGCCTGACCCGGCCGCGCTGGGGTGGCGCTGGCTGCAGTTTGCGCTGGGGGTGGCCCTGCTGGGCTTTGCCACCGGAGCGTATGTGGCCGCCGGCCTGGGCGCGGGCCCCCGTGACGGCCTGACCCTGGCACTGCACCGCGTCGCCGGGTGGCCCGTGCCGCGCATCCGGGGCGGGGTGGAACTGACCGTGCTGCTGCTCGGCTGGGCGCTGGGCGGACCGCTGGGCTGGGGCACGCTGGCCTTTGCGCTGGCGGTGGGGCCGGCGATGGGCTGGGGGCTGGGCCTGTTCGGGGTGGGGAAGAAGGGGTAA
- a CDS encoding ATP phosphoribosyltransferase regulatory subunit translates to MRPVSVSARAFPPPSAAIPEGTRDVLPPEWGQREALRARLSALFSVWGYRGVEVPALEFADPRHPQDERVFKLIDSGGQVLALRGEFTTAIGRLVRSQFAQGPFPLRLQYSGRLWLRALTSELGRLREFGQTGVELIGVSGARPDAELLQLAAAALAEVGVNAQLEVGYPGFVDAVLEDADLHGPARDELHSAVDRKSGADIDLLSRREGLPTAVTRTLHALTDLYGGPEVLNAAGALARGERAHAAVAHLREVTAVYGGPLLYDLGASRRYDYYTGLTFRAYAAGLNQPVLGGGRYALEGGRLSGAGFAIGLERLLRAAAPQLPPEPEVVLALDSAGAQAARAAGLHAELAWTDDLQELRAFCAARGIRRWARGAALFEPPEPGGAAPQPEVGL, encoded by the coding sequence ATGCGGCCCGTGAGTGTGTCCGCCCGAGCCTTCCCCCCGCCCAGCGCCGCCATTCCCGAGGGCACGCGCGACGTTCTGCCGCCCGAGTGGGGACAGCGTGAGGCCCTGCGCGCCCGGCTCTCTGCGCTGTTCAGCGTATGGGGCTACCGCGGCGTGGAGGTGCCCGCGCTGGAATTCGCCGACCCCCGACATCCACAGGACGAGCGGGTGTTCAAGTTGATCGACTCGGGCGGACAGGTGCTCGCTCTGCGCGGCGAATTCACGACGGCCATCGGGCGGCTGGTGCGCTCGCAGTTTGCGCAGGGGCCGTTTCCGCTGCGGCTGCAGTACAGCGGTCGGCTGTGGCTGCGTGCGCTGACGAGCGAACTCGGCCGCCTGCGCGAATTCGGCCAGACCGGCGTGGAACTGATCGGCGTCTCCGGCGCACGCCCCGACGCCGAGCTGCTGCAGCTCGCGGCGGCGGCGCTGGCCGAGGTGGGCGTGAATGCCCAGCTGGAAGTCGGGTATCCCGGTTTCGTGGACGCGGTGCTGGAGGACGCCGACCTGCACGGCCCCGCCCGCGATGAGCTGCACAGCGCGGTGGACCGCAAGAGCGGCGCGGACATCGACCTGCTCTCGCGCCGCGAGGGGCTGCCCACCGCCGTGACGCGCACATTGCATGCCCTGACCGACCTGTACGGTGGTCCCGAGGTGCTGAACGCCGCCGGGGCGCTGGCACGCGGCGAGCGGGCCCACGCGGCGGTCGCCCACCTGCGTGAAGTCACGGCGGTGTACGGCGGCCCCCTCCTGTACGACCTGGGGGCCAGCCGCCGCTACGACTACTACACCGGCCTGACCTTCCGCGCCTACGCCGCCGGCCTGAACCAGCCGGTGCTGGGCGGGGGCCGCTACGCCCTGGAGGGTGGCCGGCTCTCGGGCGCGGGTTTCGCCATCGGCCTGGAGCGGTTGCTGCGGGCCGCCGCGCCGCAGCTGCCGCCCGAGCCGGAAGTGGTCCTGGCCCTGGACTCCGCCGGAGCGCAGGCGGCCCGCGCCGCCGGTCTGCACGCCGAACTGGCCTGGACCGACGACCTCCAGGAACTGCGGGCTTTCTGTGCGGCGCGGGGCATTCGCCGCTGGGCCCGGGGCGCGGCGCTGTTCGAACCGCCGGAGCCGGGCGGAGCGGCGCCCCAACCCGAGGTGGGCCTGTGA